DNA from Leucobacter aridicollis:
CGTGCGCCCTTTGCCGCGGCGTGCGCAGTCGAATCGAGTTCGGCCGTCGTACCGACGGGGACGACGCGAACCGCGGGATCGCTCGCGACCTCGGCGAGCACGCTCGTGTCGATGTTCGCGGCGAGCAGCACGACCTCGGCGCCGCGGGCCGCGGCCGCAGCAGCGACCGCAACTCCCTGCTTGCCGCTCGAGCGGTTGCCGAGATAGCGGACCGGGTCGATCGGCTCCCGCGTGCCGCCAGCCGTCACGAGGACGCGCACCCCGGCGAGATCGCCGCGATCCCGAGCCGCCGCGTCCACGGCACCCACCACCGGCAGCTCGTCGGCGAGATCGACCTCAGGCATGGCCTCGGTCACCTGCGCCGCCCAGCTCGGGGGCTGCGGAGCGCTCACGCGATCCTGATCTGCGGGTTCCGGCAGCGCGGCAGGCTCGGCGGCGCCGGGCGCCTGCGCGCCCTCCTCGTCGTCGCCGAGCAGCCGCTGCACGTGCGCGAAGATGTCCGCGGGCTCGCTCATGCGTCCGGGGCCGCTGTCGTTGCCGGTGAGCCTGCCGCTCTCCGGCCCGACGAAGGAGACGCCACGGGCGCGCAGGATCGCAACGTTGTCCTGCGTCGCCGGGTGCTGCCACATCTCGGTGTGCATCGCAGGCGCCACAACGACGGGCGCGCGGGTCGCGAGCAGCGTGGTGCCGAGCAGGTCGTCGGCGAGCCCCGCCGTCATCCGCGCCAACGTGTTGGCCGTTGCGGGTGCGACGACGACAAGGTCGGCGTTCTGCCCGAGGGCTACGTGCCGCACCTCGGGGACGTCGTCGTGCACGGACGTCGTCACCGGGTTCCTGCTGATCGCTTCCCACGTGGGCTGGCCGACGAAGCGCAGCGCGTCCGCGGTCGGGACGACATGCACCTCGTGGCCGGCCTCGACGAGCAGACGAGCGAGGGCG
Protein-coding regions in this window:
- a CDS encoding bifunctional phosphopantothenoylcysteine decarboxylase/phosphopantothenate synthase — translated: MNIVLGVSGGIAAYKAVALARLLVEAGHEVHVVPTADALRFVGQPTWEAISRNPVTTSVHDDVPEVRHVALGQNADLVVVAPATANTLARMTAGLADDLLGTTLLATRAPVVVAPAMHTEMWQHPATQDNVAILRARGVSFVGPESGRLTGNDSGPGRMSEPADIFAHVQRLLGDDEEGAQAPGAAEPAALPEPADQDRVSAPQPPSWAAQVTEAMPEVDLADELPVVGAVDAAARDRGDLAGVRVLVTAGGTREPIDPVRYLGNRSSGKQGVAVAAAAAARGAEVVLLAANIDTSVLAEVASDPAVRVVPVGTTAELDSTAHAAAKGARVVIMAAAVADYRVADIADHKIRKEDSAGDAPTLALVENPDILVSLVRERQGDQVIVGFAAETVESEDELLERGRRKLARKGVDLLAVNAVGWKEGFEAEENDVRVLDMDGDVVAAVAGSKREVADALLDAVRDELDFAESPLVN